The genomic stretch TCCACATTTTTGCCACTTTCTATAATAGCTAACCACGAACAGTAAAACAAATTGTATGTGATCAATAATTGCAAATCCATGCAATTAAAGTTGCTatcacttatttttttaaatattttttgggcctattttctgtttttttatgtttAGGATGGAGCCTTACCAGGATGAGTCGGCCCTATGAACTGCCCATCAGCAAGGCTCAGGCCTGTCACACTGACCCAACAGTGACCTCTGCCCCCAAtgaccccttctctccctcctcaaaGCACAATAACCCCAATTCTAGACTAGACCCTCCACGTGCCATGCAGCTGTCCACCGCCCCTGCCCTCAAACCTCCATCCACCTATGGGTTCATGCCCAAGAACCTATCCTCTTCCTACAGTCCTCTGAGAAGGCTACAGCACCTGACCACCATGGTCAGCCACCCGGACCTGATACAggttggagagggggagagggaggtctCGCACACCCGGAATGCTGTTGGGAAAACTGACTTTGGGAATTCCTTGGCCCTCACAGCTCCCCAGCCAGgcaggagagacacagacaccagTAAGACTAATCCTAGTGTGGAGAAGAAGAGTGACTGTTGCTTCTCTGACCCACCTAGTCCAGACTTTTCACTGGATAGCAATAGCCCTTTTGCGAATGGCTGCCTGCACTTTGAGTCCACTTtgtttgatgatgatgatgaagaggatgatgaggatACAGCTTtacctctgacagacagacatagcaAAGTTGGAAAGTCACCTGAACCTCTTCCTGAATTTTTTAACTTGAAGGTAGAGAAATTACTGAAGCCAGGGCTATCTGTGGGTAAAGGCTTGCAGTCCCCTAGTGTCCCCCCATTAACGGCACATGAAGGTTCAAACGAGGACTGGGAGAGTAACTGTGAGCCGCTCTCTCTTGGGAATAGCCCCCCTGGGCCGTCAATGGCAAGTCCTACTA from Oncorhynchus tshawytscha isolate Ot180627B linkage group LG09, Otsh_v2.0, whole genome shotgun sequence encodes the following:
- the LOC121847270 gene encoding uncharacterized protein LOC121847270, with product MSRPYELPISKAQACHTDPTVTSAPNDPFSPSSKHNNPNSRLDPPRAMQLSTAPALKPPSTYGFMPKNLSSSYSPLRRLQHLTTMVSHPDLIQVGEGEREVSHTRNAVGKTDFGNSLALTAPQPGRRDTDTSKTNPSVEKKSDCCFSDPPSPDFSLDSNSPFANGCLHFESTLFDDDDEEDDEDTALPLTDRHSKVGKSPEPLPEFFNLKVEKLLKPGLSVGKGLQSPSVPPLTAHEGSNEDWESNCEPLSLGNSPPGPSMASPTTVMNLLHNMAIDSNIMQYPTALKFNPVTFHSSGLGTSFSVQITCFTVQHKLSSLLVLIICEMSMKIVRGLNPN